GATGTGTCAGAGCATGATAGTGTTGATGTAAGTCGTTGTGAGAGTGTATGCCATCGCAAGAGACAGAAGGAATGTAAATTGTGAATCAGCCTGATGATTCATACAGAGACGTATTCCAATTTAAATGCTACAAATTCCTACGTGATACTATCTGTTACATCCGTAACATAAGATGAACATGATAGATTAGGACTCACCTCTTCTAAAACTGGTCCATCAAGAAAAGGTTTGACTCCTCCAAGTCCATTCGTATTTGTCCTCCTCAATATATTATGCTCACCATTGAACTTGAAtgcttttgataatttcgcTGAAGCcgaggaagaggaagacgcgaatatatttttgatcttttccaTCGTGCAACTCCAATATGATTGGTGAGAACCAAATCGAGACACAGCTGTGTATTGGTTCTAGCCAGTATAGAGTTAATGATAGGGTAATATTATATGGGATCTGCTCAAATATTGAttaagatgatgatgtgatCTTAGTGATAATTTGGGCTTGTCTAAAAAGCTTGACTGAGATGAACGTCGATAAGTGCTTGTCGAAAAGGTGATAAGTGTATTTGGATGTAAAGTTGGAAGATTGTCTACAGGTCAGTTGAAAAGGATATTAAACACTTGTAGGAAGTTGAATCATGACTTATTGACAAAATTGTGGCAATAACGAAGTCCGTGCGTAGTTGAATTGTATTGTCGTTTCAGCGATAGCTGTGCTATTTCGACGTCACCACAATCTATTCTGAACTTGTGAGTTCGGTCTCAACAATCCGACTCGAGGGCCTAGAAAATTGCCAAGAAATCTATCTAGCTAGCTAAAGTAATGTTCTCAACTAAATTCTTTACATATAATCGTGAAATGCTGTGTTGTTTTTGACTTTTCTTTTACCGCCACCTCAGCAAGACGCGTCCAGAGATTTGCTCACACGTGCATCTCGCATGGTGGTAACAAAGGGAAGTCTCGCGTAGCGCTGCCACTTTATCCAAGTCATCGACACTTAAGCTGAGGGATTTTCAACCAATCCAATTTCAGTCAAATCTACGGTGCTTCATTCCACGAGTAAGTCAAAACAGAACATCAATCAAGACGTCATCGCGCATCATTTCTAGagtttttcattttctcgTTTCCCATACTGGTGGATTTACCATAATAACGACTGACTATAAAGCAGTCaagtgaaaatgaagatgaacaaaaGAAGCATCGCAATACCTAATATGTGACCAATGAACACTTTTGAAAAGATCTGTGTTATGGTGTATGCCGGCACGATTCTACAAGTTTCGTATCGTAATGTCATAATTTCATGTTTCTTTTTGGGCAAAAATCCGTAAGAAATGATAGACATCATATTAAATATCCGTATCCGTTAGAACGATGTACGACGTAAATATGTTTGTATGTATGTCTATTATTTcggtaaatcaatttctaaatctgCCTAAAATCATAACGAAACTCGTCATTTGTATGCCAGAAATAGGTGTGAAGCGTATAAAAAGTATAACGTACTTCTAGCAAATATGAGTAGTATTCAACCTAAACTTTTGGTGCCTTAAGgtatcatttgaaatttaatatttttgGGAATCAGTCAGCATAAAATAAGGTGACCTTAATATTCGAAAATACGTATTAGTtgtttgaattgattaGGAATTGACCTAATTGATTATctaataaaaatttattacttttgttgaaattgagcGATTTTCGTTGTTTTCCCTTTGGAACCAAACTCACCGCTCAGTCACCCCAACTTGTGTGTCAGCCGATTTAATCTCAGATCATCACCCGCCTACCTATACATATCATTGAGCCATTAATCGTACAGTTTGCATCTAATTACTTTACAACCATAAcatataaatcatataaacCTGAATATCTTTACTATACGCCACAAACAGCACGTTCAAACGAGGTGGCGATAGTGTGTTGGAGACCAAAAAGCGAAGTAATCAAGGGTATTTTGATCACTAAGCACGCATAAAACTTTAGTCTTTATCAAACGTGAGTATAATTTTCAGCGATAAGACGGTCAAGTGGGGTCATCATGATCAACAACGTGTGATAagcaaatcaatttgaaagtCAAAGGAGGGTTTAAGATATTTTTGGTGCCATAGCGTAGTGATCCATGATGATTGAAAAGGGAAATTACGGGATGTTCTGCTGAGCAATGTTGGAACGAATTACCAAGTATTGAAAGTAGTTGTAGCTGATTCCGACAATGTTTTAGCAGATACATATAATCTTAGATCATCCGCATAGTCTTGATTGGTGTCATCAACAACTTAATCATAGGTGAGTTTCGGTtaacctttttttttgtcAACGGAGTAATGAGGGACAATGGATATTGGGTATACAAGCGTTTCGAACCATTCATTCACTCATCCCCTACTCTCATGTTCCAGCACCACCATCCAGCTCATCCTTATTCTTCCCACTCATCTTTGGGTACAAATTGCTTGATGTTCGCCTAATTCGTCGCGTCGCTGGTCGAACTGCACTTAGCTCATCGGAAAAAGCTGAGCTGACATCtgttttcttcatctcgcCACTTTACCTTCATTCCCTAAACGATTAAATATCACATCCTGGGACACAAACCAACATTGATCGCTTTCTTGTATTTACACTCACATGCGGTGCCAATCAACCCATCTCAACAATATTTTCAACTATTAGCCTAGAATACAGGAATACGCCATAGCCAAATCACATACTCTTTCCAATCTACCTTCCAGTAAACATATCATGGTGGATAGTCAATAACATACCGCACCTCAGTGTGATATAACAGTATTGCTCGAAAGTTATCAACGTCTGGCAAGAGATTTTGAATACTCATTCTCCCACGAATATCCTCAAACCCCCCAATCGCGTTCTATCTCTCAGACAAAATGACTAGTATACCAACGTCAAATGGTGGACATGGAGTCGGTACGATACCGGAAGCTGCTGATGAAGAGCTTCCCGATGATACAGAGAGAGTAAGTTCCGTCTTCACCTTAGTCTCGCTTCATCCGCTAATTTCTCTGGTAAAGCAGGATTCAGCCCAGACCAAAGTAGTTAATGTAAAAGATCTTCCTTACATGTTTGACAACCTCAAACCACCCTCAGCAACACAAAGTAGTGCTTTCGGCACTCCGTCATTATCATCACCTAATTCCACTCCAGAATCCGAAGCCGAGCCTATTAGTCCACCTCATAACAATCTATCACAGTTGCAACATGCAAAGTCAGACTATCATCCTTCGCCCCTCGGTAATGGCAATCACGATGCCGACCACATCGCTCACAAATCACTGAATGGCGGTCATGATACGCTTCAGATCCCTCAAAATTACCATTTCCCTCCGCTCAGCTCAAGTATGGCTACGGTCGGCAGTACTGACTCACCACGAGTCCAACATCCACAACCTGGACTACCGGATCCATCGTTTCCTTTCCCAAATTGTACGCATCGTTTTTTTTTACCCTTTTGTATCCCATGTTGTCCTGCTATATCACATACACAGCGCTATGCCATAGGGGAAGAAATCTGACAGCCATGCTTTGGACTTACAGTCCGCCCACTCCCATCTACAACCAATTCTCCTCATCCCGATCATTCCATGAATATTCCTCCTCCTTCCGCTAGCGGAATGAACTCTGCGATCATGTCGCGAGCCAACTCTTCGGCTTCAGTCTACGCTGGCTCCCATCATAGCCATGAAAAGCACCCAGAAATTCAAACTCGGCAGTCTAGATCGCATACAACATCAAGTAAACCGCAAATGCTAGGTGAACATGGACCGAAAAAATCTTTCCTTCACAAGATGTTCCATCCTAACGAGGCTAAACACGAAGCGAAATTAGCGGCTCAcgctcaagctcaagctcaagctgaagcCAGATCTCATGCAGGCCAAAGCCATTATGACTCTTTGTCAGTGGACGTATCCAGACAACATTCGTCTAGTGGTCACAATTCTCCATCGAGAAGCCGATCTCCTAATCCTCCTAGTCGGGATGCTACAAGATCTCCACCTCTCACACCCTCAACTCCCCCTGCTAATATGTCAGACTCGGATCACTCTAGACCTCCTTCGCGAGCACCAAGTTTCCGCCGTCAAAATTCGGATAAAGGCTACGATAGAGATCCTCATGCTCAACCTCCCACTGACCGAAAGGGCGCTTCTACGCCTCCCGTACCCGCCATACCACCTTTGACTAGGAAATTATCCGGCAGATCCGCTTCGCATGGCTCGACAGGCGGTAAAGAAAAGCCCGTTGCGCTTGTAGGAGGTCAACCTGTAGCTGTCGCAAACAAGCAAGAGGTTGCAAGTAGTTCGGGTAACAAATTTACCTTAAAAGATCTGGTTGGTTTAGGTGACAATGGGCACAAATTATCGAGAAAAGCATCTGCCAACGGATCTGCGAAAGGGTCAGATCGAGCATCGACTAAAGCAGGTTCAGAAGCAGGTGGAGATGGAGGATCCACCGTGTCGCTACTGAAGAAATACGGTATTTGTGATAAAGCGGCTATCGGTAAAGGTGCTACAGCCGTAGTACGTTTAGCCCATAAATGGGAtcgaagagaagaaaaactATACGCCGTCAAGGAATTccgaaaaagaagaaagaatgagACGGAGAAAGACTATGTCAAGAAACTTACCTCAGAGTTTTGTATTTCTTCGACGCTCCACCATATCAATGTTGTTGAAACTGTCGATCTAGTACAGGATGAAGCCCATCATTGGTGTGAGGTTATGGAGTATTGTCCTGGTGGAGATCTGTATGCGGCGATCAAAAAAGGAGGAATGTCGTCTGGTGAAGTGGAATGTACTTTCAAGCAGATTCTTCAGGGCATCCAGTACCTTCATTCGATGGGTGTAGCTCATAGAGACATCAAGCCAGAGAACTTACTCTTAGACGGTAGAGGCCAtgtcaaggtgagctgtCATTGGTGCGAGAGCTATGTAGACGTCTAAAGCTAATTGTACTCCTCTTATAGATCACCGATTTCGGCGTATCTGATGTGTTCAGGATGTGCTGGGAGaagaaaactcacttgtcGAAAGGTTTATGTGGCTCCGAGCCATATATCGCACCAGAATTGTTTGATCATAAAGGTGAGTCTTCTCCTGCTTATCTAACTGTCAGTGCGGCACGAGCTAATACGCCATGTCCAGAATACGATGCAAGACTAGTTGACGTCTGGGCAGCAGCGATAGTCTTCTATTGTATGCAATTCCAAGAATTACCATGGAGAGTAGCTAAAACTTCTGATTCAACATTCGCGACATACGCTCAAACATATAAAGGTGACGGTACAAATGGACCAAATGAAAAACCTCCAACACCTGCACCTTTGAATAACCTAATACCCAGAGAATGCAGGAATGTAATCAAACATATGTTAGATCCTGATCCTAAACAACGTTGGACAGTTGACGAAGCTTTAAAAGACAAATGGTTGACTTCAGTCGAAGTTTgcgaagaaggtaaaaagaaTGGACATAATCATACTTCAGCGGGTATGGATGTCGTCAAGCTTTAGTAAAAGGTGATGGGCGGTCTTATTTTGGATCATTGTTGTTGTAGAGGAGTTTTAGGGAGATATAGATATTGTGTataagatatatatataatagATTATATAAAACTCATTTCAGTTTGAGAATTATATATTTGTACAcatcatcttttatttCCCATTTAGATTAACATAACGATTTATAggatttgtttttttttcgtGGTATTTACTCGTATTGATAGTTTTATGGTTATAAATTATGATATATGTTATctgatcttcttgttcGTGTCTGCATTGGTTCCATGCATTCGCTATATACAAATATACACGAATCTTACTCGGTGCCGTGATTGACGATGAAGAGTCTGGATTACATAATCAATTCGCCACTTTGAGTACTTGGAGCTATCACTTCGTTCGAGCGCGAACTGGACAATGTGATAAATGACAAGTGTTGAGgttatatcatcattatatttGATTAATCATCACTTGAAATAATATTTTGCTTGATTCAATAACTTTATACTTATCAAAACACAAACAGtagcttcatcatttattgaCTCTTTCTCTCATTTCTACACTTCATCTATACTTTATATTATTGGAATTAGTAAAACAAATTTCATAAAATGGTatgttttcttttcatttctaTTTTCTCTAGCTTTATTAgataattgaaatatattcattttgataaaatagTCTAAACATCATCCAGATTTACTCATGTGTCGTAGACAACCTGGTATAGGTGAGTAATTACTTAAAATCTCAAAACCATTTAATGATATTTGTGTTTtggttttggtttttttttatatttttgttaattgttattatatatattctttaattttagcTATTGGTAGAATGTGTGAAAAATGTGATGGTAAATGGTaaattatatcttttttCATATCGAgattttggaaaatttcagtaagaagaatttaaattaataaattttttttgattttattagTCCAATTTGTGATTCATACGTACGACCTATGACTATAGTTAGAATATGCGATGAATGTTCATGTAAGTTTTTAagtttttatttttattttattgtttaaatgataatgctgatattatttttgaaataaaattaaatagTTGGTACAGCAGCTGGAAAATGTATAATATGTTCTTCACCTGCAATTTCAGATGCATATTATTGTACAGAATGTACAAGattagaaaaagatagAGATGGTTGTCCTAGAATTATAAATGTAAGtataaatttcattattttttatctttcttcttcttgaaacTTGATTCGTCCATTTAAACAAGAATCAATAATACTAACGGAGCAAAAATTCAGATGGGAGCAAGTAGAGTAGATGCATTTtatgaaagaaagaaattaggGTAAGtgaatttttcttttttttcaaattgaataGTTAGATTTACTTGttaatttttttgttttgtttaGATTGGAAAAAGGTGGTGGATTTAAAAAAGgataatatatatatatataaatcgATATATGTGTGTATGATATATCTGTTCTCGTCTACTGAACCGATTTATTCTTTggtttatcaattataaatgaaatCTTTCCAAATCATAATTGTATTGTTAAATTTCCTTAATAGAGGAATAATGAAAACAGCCATTATCTTACGCACAAGGCTTAATCACTAATCTCATAAACTCAATTAGAAagataaatgatgaatacTAGAATGAATTTTCGAGCCGAGTTGTCGAATCATCATAACTTATAATTCACGATTAATCTCAGGATGTGAAGATTGTGTTTGAGATTCTCCCTGATATTTGTTATTCGGAAATTTCTGCTGTTACTTGTTT
This genomic stretch from Kwoniella pini CBS 10737 chromosome 10, complete sequence harbors:
- a CDS encoding PHD finger-like domain-containing protein 5A, which encodes MCRRQPGIAIGRMCEKCDGKCPICDSYVRPMTIVRICDECSFGTAAGKCIICSSPAISDAYYCTECTRLEKDRDGCPRIINMGASRVDAFYERKKLGLEKGGGFKKG